The Malus sylvestris chromosome 12, drMalSylv7.2, whole genome shotgun sequence genome contains a region encoding:
- the LOC126592247 gene encoding wall-associated receptor kinase-like 20 has translation MENRLVSLLILTVSMLCCTGRNLATVNRCQDCGHTPVPYPLSTSPDCGNQHYKVRCHAGSLWFDALNSSSYLITSINPLTRRLIIRPPGLANNVTCMSADFKSQGLILDDNLPFNITSSNTVIGMNCSYEMLTLSKNCSSNSLCHDYIKHNAMAASACGCFQICCLFKTGGSTNAYKIGVMKERCSAYESFVNLDSFSGPLNSWPESGVEMMWESPREPECKVSVDCRGLSNSECLVDRSGQRRCLCKTGFQWDPINAICQSMCLFSLRFALVIVLASSLMGKSQVSPQVTMTYLVPSTNV, from the coding sequence ATGGAAAACAGACTAGTTTCTCTTCTCATTCTCACAGTTTCAATGCTATGCTGTACAGGACGAAACTTAGCCACAGTAAATCGCTGCCAGGACTGCGGCCACACTCCGGTGCCCTACCCGCTAAGCACATCACCAGACTGCGGAAACCAGCACTACAAAGTCCGATGCCATGCAGGGTCACTGTGGTTTGACGCCCTCAACAGCTCATCATATTTAATCACATCAATTAACCCACTAACCCGGCGTCTAATTATCCGGCCGCCGGGGTTAGCCAACAACGTTACGTGCATGTCGGCCGACTTTAAATCCCAAGGCCTAATACTTGACGACAACCTCCCTTTCAACATCACCAGCAGCAACACAGTGATAGGCATGAACTGTTCCTATGAAATGCTTACTCTCTCGAAAAACTGCTCATCAAATAGCTTATGCCATGACTACATTAAGCACAACGCAATGGCTGCCTCCGCTTGCGGGTGCTTCCAGATTTGTTGTTTATTCAAGACTGGTGGGTCTACCAATGCCTACAAAATTGGGGTTATGAAGGAAAGGTGTTCGGCTTATGAGAGTTTTGTCAATTTGGACTCTTTTTCTGGGCCTTTGAACAGTTGGCCTGAGTCTGGGGTGGAGATGATGTGGGAATCGCCGCGGGAGCCGGAGTGCAAGGTTTCAGTTGATTGTCGGGGTTTGTCTAACTCGGAGTGTTTGGTAGATCGGAGTGGACAAAGAAGGTGCTTGTGCAAGACTGGTTTTCAATGGGACCCCATCAATGCAATATGTCAAAGTATGTGTCTCTTTTCCCTTCGTTTTGCTTTAGTTATTGTACTAGCTAGTTCCCTCATGGGAAAATCCCAAGTTTCTCCCCAAGTCACGATGACCTACCTCGTCCCATCTACGAATGTTTGA
- the LOC126594186 gene encoding wall-associated receptor kinase-like 20 has protein sequence MLLGASLAFIVYKRREKKIARAAHFSLTKSREDMLNANNNTGKSAKLFTGKEITRATKNFSKDYVLGAGGFGEVFKGVLDDGTITAVKRAQPGNTKGMDQILNEVRILCQVSHRSLVRLMGCCLELEQPLLIYEYIPNGTLFEHLYGNYNTANRVSLTWRMRLTIAHQTAEGLAYLHDSVTPRIYHRDIKSSNILLDKMLNSKVADFGLSRLAVAESSHITTCAQGSFGYLDPEYYLNFQLTDKSDVYSYGVVLLELLTSKKAIDFNREEEDVNLVVYVKNTLKEERLMDAVDPRLKEGAGIVELETMKEFASLALACLDERRQNRPSMKEVADEIQYIIGIVTNEDSATY, from the coding sequence ATGCTACTTGGTGCCTCACTTGCATTCATAGTCTACAAGCGACGCGAAAAGAAAATTGCCAGAGCAGCACATTTTAGCTTGACCAAGTCCCGGGAAGACATGTTAAATGCAAACAATAATACCGGAAAATCAGCCAAGCTCTTCACAGGCAAAGAAATCACGAGAGCAACCAAAAATTTTTCCAAAGATTATGTTCTTGGTGCCGGTGGCTTTGGTGAGGTCTTCAAAGGTGTTCTAGATGATGGAACTATCACTGCAGTAAAGAGAGCCCAGCCCGGGAACACAAAAGGCATGGATCAAATTCTCAACGAAGTTCGAATTCTATGTCAAGTGAGCCATAGAAGCCTAGTCAGATTGATGGGCTGTTGCCTTGAGCTTGAACAGCCACTTTTAATCTACGAGTACATTCCAAATGGTACCCTTTTCGAACATCTCTATGGAAATTACAACACTGCTAATAGGGTCTCACTCACTTGGCGTATGAGGCTTACTATTGCTCATCAAACAGCTGAAGGACTTGCCTATCTCCACGATTCAGTCACGCCACGGATTTACCACCGCGACATAAAATCAAGCAACATTTTACTCGACAAAATGCTTAACTCTAAAGTTGCTGATTTTGGACTGTCAAGACTGGCCGTGGCCGAATCAAGTCACATTACAACATGTGCTCAGGGGTCCTTTGGATACCTAGACCCGGAGTACTACCTGAACTTTCAACTGACAGATAAGAGCGATGTTTATAGCTATGGAGTGGTGCTGTTGGAGCTCTTGACTTCTAAGAAAGCTATTGATTTtaacagagaagaagaagatgtgaACTTGGTGGTTTATGTCAAGAACACTTTAAAAGAAGAGAGGCTAATGGATGCCGTAGATCCTAGGCTTAAAGAAGGGGCTGGCATCGTAGAGCTGGAGACTATGAAGGAATTCGCGTCTCTAGCCTTGGCGTGCTTGGATGAGCGAAGGCAGAACAGACCCTCCATGAAGGAAGTTGCTGATGAGATTCAGTACATCATTGGCATTGTTACAAATGAGGATTCAGCAACTTATTAG